A genomic segment from Salvia splendens isolate huo1 chromosome 13, SspV2, whole genome shotgun sequence encodes:
- the LOC121761391 gene encoding NAC domain-containing protein 90-like, whose protein sequence is MGDEEVVVGFRFYPTEEELLSYYLPKKLNGPTPAIDRVIPILPIYDYNPWELPQFAGEVCRCDGDQWFFFTTMQEREARGGRPNRLTEAGYWKATGSPCDVYTCQNIRIGRKKTMVFYEGRAPHGSKTSWKMNEYKLYYQSSAAAIPQLKEELSLCRVYKRSKYPRAFDRRPVALHHHHQSSDEAVMITEDQQNSAVENEVDLDMATEIEPLQDSEIVMLLNCFDI, encoded by the exons ATGGGTGATGAAGAAGTGGTTGTAGGTTTTAGGTTCTATCCCACTGAGGAAGAACTGCTCTCTTATTATCTCCCAAAGAAGCTGAATGGCCCCACACCCGCCATTGATAGGGTTATACCAATCCTCCCTATCTACGACTACAATCCTTGGGAGCTACCGC AATTTGCTGGAGAAGTGTGTCGTTGTGACGGAGATCAGTGGTTCTTCTTCACCACGATGCAAGAAAGGGAAGCCCGCGGAGGAAGACCTAATCGCCTAACCGAGGCTGGATACTGGAAAGCTACTGGCTCTCCTTGTGATGTTTATACTTGTCAAAATATCCGAATCGGAAGGAAAAAAACCATGGTATTTTACGAGGGCCGAGCTCCCCACGGGTCTAAAACTAGCTGGAAAATGAACGAGTATAAACTTTATTATCAATCTTCTGCTGCTGCTATTCCTCAG CTGAAGGAAGAGCTCAGCTTGTGCCGAGTTTACAAGAGATCCAAATATCCGAGGGCGTTTGATAGGCGGCCGGTGGCGTTGCACCATCACCATCAAAGTAGTGATGAGGCTGTGATGATAACTGAAGATCAGCAGAATTCAGCTGTGGAAAATGAAGTTGATTTGGATATGGCAACGGAAATTGAACCCTTACAAGATTCGGAAATAGTCATGTTGCTCAACTGTTTTGACATATGA
- the LOC121761341 gene encoding casparian strip membrane protein 1-like: MEKSDAATIEMGNTSRESKGKAPLLAAAVHHNRRAGGYKRGAAVFDLILRVCAVAAAMAATITMATTEQTLPFFTQFFQFQASYDDLPTFTFFVIAMAVVTGYLILSVPFSIVCIARPAVIGARLLLIICDTLAVTLATSAGGASAAIVYLAHNGNSDANWLAICQQFNDFCQRVSGAVVASFVTVVLIIFLVVISAVALRKH; this comes from the exons ATGGAGAAGAGTGATGCCGCCACCATCGAAATGGGCAACACGAGCCGGGAAAGCAAAGGGAAGGCGCCTCTCCTTGCAGCTGCCGTCCACCACAACAGGCGGGCGGGTGGATACAAGAGGGGCGCTGCTGTGTTCGACCTCATCCTCCGTGTGTGCGCAGTGGCTGCGGCTATGGCGGCCACCATCACCATGGCGACCACCGAGCAGACGCTTCCCTTCTTCACACAGTTCTTCCAGTTCCAAGCCAGCTACGACGATCTCCCTACTTTCAC ATTCTTCGTTATAGCGATGGCAGTGGTGACGGGCTACCTCATTCTCTCCGTGCCTTTCTCCATCGTGTGCATTGCTCGCCCCGCTGTTATCGGGGCCCGTCTCCTGCTCATTATCTGCGACACA TTGGCAGTTACACTGGCTACGTCAGCAGGGGGTGCGTCGGCCGCGATAGTGTACCTGGCCCACAACGGCAACTCGGACGCCAATTGGCTCGCTATTTGCCAGCAGTTCAATGACTTCTGCCAGAGGGTGAGCGGCGCCGTAGTCGCCTCCTTCGTCACGGTGGTGCTCATCATTTTCCTCGTCGTCATCTCCGCCGTCGCTCTCAGGAAGCATTAA
- the LOC121762734 gene encoding 40S ribosomal protein S14-3 translates to MSKRKTREPKEDNVTLGPATRDGELVFGVAHIFASFNDTFIHVTDLSGRETMVRITGGMKVKADRDESSPYAAMLAAQDISQRCKELGINALHIKLRATGGNKTKTPGPGAQSALRALARSGMKIGRIEDVTPIPTDSTRRKGGRRGRRL, encoded by the exons ATG TCGAAGAGAAAGACCAGGGAGCCAAAGGAAGATAATGTCACTCTTGGACCTGCCACTAGAGATGGGGAGCTTGTGTTTGGCGTGGCCCACATCTTTGCCTCTTTCAATGATACATTCATC CATGTGACTGATTTGTCTGGGAGAGAAACCATGGTTCGTATAACAG GTGGTATGAAGGTGAAGGCTGACAGGGATGAATCATCTCCCTATGCAGCTATGCTTGCTGCACAAGATATTTCTCAGAGATGCAAG GAACTTGGCATCAACGCCCTTCACATTAAGCTTCGTGCTACTGGTGGCAACAAAACTAAGACTCCTGGTCCTGGTGCTCAGTCTGCGCTCAGAGCTCTTGCCCGTTCTGGCATGAAGATTGGCCGTATAG AGGATGTGACTCCAATTCCAACTGACAGCACTCGCAGAAAGGGTGGTAGAAGGGGAAGAAGGCtgtaa
- the LOC121762737 gene encoding mitochondrial fission protein ELM1-like isoform X2, whose protein sequence is MRAISRAIVIGNGVAGAQNQCIGLLRALGLSDRYTLYRVNRPRGGINDKLRWLPINAHKQLDSAVEWIRGKPAKKLMPFPAEQRVLEADARHIAKAAQQTFERDGPILVVASGHDTITLASSIKKLVPDNVFLVQIQHPRSRLHRFDLVITPQHDYYPLSPEAREQIPLFLRRWVTPRKPPDKHVVLTVGALHQADSDALRSASSVWHDEMALLPKPLLVVSIGGPTRHCRYGADLAMQLTASIKSVLPTCGSIRISFSRRTPMIVSEIILTEFSNHPRVYIWNGQDPNPHMGHLALADAFVITADSVSMLSEACSTGKPVYVIGAERCTWKFSHFIRTLHSRGAVRPFTGTENICEKWGYAPLDDTEKAAAEVIKAVAERGWRLLPYC, encoded by the exons ATGCGGGCAATCAGCAGAGCCATTGTGATCGGAAACGGCGTCGCCGGCGCCCAAAATCAGTGCATCGGCTTGCTTCGAGCTCTGGGTCTCTCCGATAGATACACACTCTAT CGTGTTAATCGACCGAGAGGCGGGATCAATGATAAACTTCGTTGGTTGCCAATTAATGCGCATAAACAATTAGATAGTGCTGTGGAGTGGATTCGTGGAAAACCAGCTAAGAAATTGATGCCCTTTCCAGCTGAACAGAGAG TTTTGGAGGCAGATGCAAGACATATCGCCAAAGCTGCTCAGCAAACATTTGAGAg GGACGGCCCCATCTTGGTGGTTGCATCAGGTCATGATACCATCACTTTAGCAAGTTCCATCAAGAAGTTGGTTCCAGACAATGTCTTTCTTGTTCAG ATACAACATCCAAGGTCTCGTCTACACAGATTTGATCTAGTGATAACACCTCAGCATGATTATTACCCCTTATCGCCTGAGGCACGAGAACAAATCCCTTTATTTCTAAGAAGGTGGGTAACACCTCGAAAGCCTCCTGATAAACATGTG GTCCTTACAGTGGGAGCTCTACACCAGGCTGATTCTGATGCTTTGAGAAGTGCATCTTCTGTGTGGCATGATGAGATGGCACTCTTGCCTAAGCCCTTACTTGTTGTTTCCATTGGAGGCCCTACAA GACATTGCAGATATGGTGCTGATCTTGCAATGCAGCTTACAGCTTCAATAAAAAGTGTACTTCCCACTTGTGGAAGTATCAGAATATCGTTTTCTCGTCGAACTCCCATGATT GTATCTGAAATTATTTTGACTGAATTCTCAAACCATCCAAGAGTATACATTTGGAACGGTCAAG ATCCAAATCCACATATGGGACATCTAGCTTTAGCAGATGCTTTTGTAATTACAGCTGATTCAGTAAGCATGTTGAGTGAAGCTTGCAGCACAGG GAAGCCTGTGTATGTAATCGGAGCAGAGCGGTGTACATGGAAGTTTTCACATTTTATCAGAACCCTGCATAGCAGAGGAGCAGTTCGACCATTCACCGGTACAGAAAAT ATTTGTGAGAAATGGGGGTATGCTCCACTTGATGATACCGAGAAGGCTGCTGCGGAAGTGATTAAGGCAGTTGCAGAGCGTGGATGGAGATTGCTGCCTTATTGTTAG
- the LOC121761340 gene encoding probable F-box protein At2g36090: protein MNPPPSAGGATAGFPTLHPEIIDSHILGRLDGPALASVACCSVALRRHSSDQSLWLSICHSTWPATASPRLSQLISTFPGGGPRAFFSHAFPLFSKLPLTHPPSSPPEILSAVDIHYDGKLIFTKLHSTDTSSDWFRCSPFRADLIELKEAAPAAVKSSAGVGNGGMHEGLMTLSWIVVDPVGRRAANLSSHEPVSVRRHWLTGELEVRFGSVFSGRDGGHVMCGIVVTCGGEMEVREVRMEMEDMDGKHLNGEESLVILQGALEAEKGTGKNRAAEARRRYEEFEEMKSERREREVRREGDWDILCLAIVVSIYFYFWFYIL from the coding sequence ATGAATCCTCCGCCGTCGGCCGGTGGCGCCACCGCCGGATTCCCCACCTTACACCCTGAAATCATCGATTCGCACATTCTCGGCCGTTTAGACGGGCCAGCCCTGGCCTCCGTCGCCTGCTGCTCCGTCGCTCTCCGCCGTCACTCCTCCGACCAAAGCCTATGGCTGAGCATATGCCACTCAACTTGGCCGGCCACCGCCTCCCCGCGCCTCTCCCAACTCATCTCCACCTTCCCCGGCGGCGGCCCGCGCGCTTTCTTCTCTCACGCCTTCCCCCTCTTCTCCAAACTCCCCCTCACCCACCCTCCCTCATCCCCGCCGGAGATACTCTCCGCCGTCGACATACACTACGACGGAAAACTAATCTTCACCAAACTCCACTCCACCGACACCAGCAGCGACTGGTTCCGCTGCTCCCCGTTCCGTGCCGACCTTATAGAGCTCAAGGAAGCGGCCCCCGCCGCCGTCAAGAGCTCCGCCGGAGTCGGAAACGGCGGCATGCATGAAGGTTTAATGACGCTGAGCTGGATCGTGGTCGATCCGGTGGGGCGGCGGGCGGCGAATCTGTCGTCGCACGAGCCAGTTTCCGTGCGGCGGCACTGGCTGACGGGGGAGTTGGAGGTGCGGTTTGGCTCGGTCTTCAGCGGCAGAGATGGAGGTCACGTGATGTGCGGGATAGTTGTCACGTGCGGCGGCGAGATGGAGGTGAGGGAAGTGAGGATGGAGATGGAGGATATGGATGGGAAgcatttgaatggggaggagagtTTGGTCATTTTGCAAGGGGCGTTGGAGGCCGAAAAGGGCACCGGGAAGAACAGGGCGGCCGAGGCGCGGCGGAGGTACGAAGAGTTTGAGGAGATGAAGAGTGAGAGAAGGGAGAGAGAGGTGAGAAGGGAGGGAGATTGGGATATTTTGTGTTTAGCTATTGTAGTAtccatttatttctatttttggttttatattttgtga
- the LOC121761308 gene encoding protein trichome birefringence-like 8, translating into MHQKLHFLSHHLKKENNHFLILSSLILTAVVGYNLLTQLHPLSPFNIDFFTRILPRNPAKKACDYSYGKWVWDETQPVRTYTENCPFLDPGFRCLSNGRRDSGYQKWRWQPHQCDIPGFDEKEFLERSRGRRVVFVGDSIGRNQWESLVCMLAQGVSNASAIYEENGNPITKHKGYLSIKFQDYNLTVEYFRVPYLVTTGRPPKGAPEQVRGTIMVDKLHWLSSKWVGADVLIFSAGHWWNQDKTLNSGHYFQEMEHVNMTMDVMEAFRRSLHTLKLWVTQKLDTRKSHVFFRSYSPVHFRDGEWNRGGYCNTSNEPETDYSRLEREPLNNQIIYEVFRQRNTEENKVEILNITYMTELRKDGHPSSNREPGTPASAPQDCSHWCLPGVPDTWNQLLYAQLLAMGFRSKG; encoded by the exons ATGCACCAAAAGCTCCACTTTCTCTCTCACCAcctcaagaaagaaaacaacCACTTCCTCATACTCTCCTCCTTAATCCTCACCGCCGTAGTCGGCTACAACCTCCTCACACAGCTACACCCTCTCTCTCCCTTCAACATCGACTTCTTCACCCGGATCCTACCCAGAAACCCGGCCAAAAAAGCCTGCGATTACAGCTACGGTAAGTGGGTTTGGGATGAAACCCAACCGGTTCGGACCTACACTGAAAATTGCCCGTTTCTGGATCCGGGTTTCCGCTGCCTAAGTAACGGCCGCCGCGATTCCGGTTACCAGAAATGGCGCTGGCAGCCCCATCAATGTGATATTCCAgg GTTTGATGAGAAGGAGTTTCTAGAGCGGAGCCGAGGCAGACGAGTCGTGTTTGTGGGCGACTCGATAGGCCGAAACCAATGGGAATCCCTAGTGTGCATGCTCGCGCAAGGCGTCTCAAATGCGTCCGCAATATACGAAGAAAACGGCAACCCAATAACAAAGCACAAAGGGTACCTCTCCATCAAATTTCAAGATTACAATCTCACGGTAGAATATTTCAGAGTGCCTTACCTCGTGACCACGGGTCGCCCACCTAAAGGTGCCCCGGAGCAGGTTCGTGGAACCATCATGGTCGATAAGCTGCACTGGCTATCGTCCAAGTGGGTGGGCGCGGATGTCCTCATTTTCAGCGCGGGGCATTGGTGGAATCAAGACAAGACATTAAACTC GGGCCACTACTTTCAGGAGATGGAGCATGTGAATATGACAATGGATGTGATGGAAGCTTTTCGAAGATCCCTCCACACTTTGAAGCTTTGGGTGACACAAAAATTGGACACTAGGAAATCTCATGTCTTCTTTAGGAGTTACTCCCCTGTACATTTCAG GGATGGAGAATGGAACAGAGGCGGGTACTGTAACACGAGCAACGAGCCGGAGACGGACTACTCGAGACTCGAGCGGGAGCCATTGAACAATCAAATAATTTATGAGGTGTTTAGGCAGAGAAATACAGAGGAAAACAAAGTTGAGATTTTGAACATAACATATATGACAGAGCTGAGAAAAGATGGGCACCCATCCAGCAACCGGGAGCCGGGGACTCCAGCCAGCGCGCCGCAGGACTGCAGCCACTGGTGCCTGCCCGGAGTGCCGGACACGTGGAACCAACTTCTTTATGCTCAGCTGCTGGCAATGGGATTCAGATCAAAGGGATGA
- the LOC121761206 gene encoding nuclear intron maturase 4, mitochondrial-like — MLAKSHRLLRKLSHADSNFLLPVTSIGSSPRRLLPVTFYSTRDPNQLPTEYCEGGDGIRKVPLAKNLANLLEESLNSTDKAGLQSYHVDERYEKNDLAKNLASLVQESYEVSNKESKPKTRVEIKRFLEMRIKKKVKAQYMNGKYHDLMMKVIADPSTLKDAYDCIRLTSNVDLALDGDDLPFLAIAKELADGNFDVGAHTYSMRSKGPKVKKEELVLPELKLRVVQEAIRIVLEVVYRPHFSRISHSLRSNRDHWSALKYICKEIPDPDWWFTLPINKNLDDCILQKLLSSMEDKIEDPVLCDIIKDMFKARVLNVEFGSFPKGHGLPQEGVLSPILINIYLDLFDREMYRMSMHYETSHTLGFEEQKLHSKLRGWFRKQISGSSLQQCDSGMDSGVRVHCCRFMDEVFFAFSGSKEVALAFKSEIEGFLKNSLYLEVDDKSDILASNDPRGVKFLGTLIRRRVKDTPALRAVHKLKDKVKIFAEQKQESWDAGALRIGKKWLAHGLKKVKESEIKQLADSSSILHKISCYRRSGMKTDHWYKVLLKIWMQHVNARSAGNEDKLLTKLVVEPALPQELRDAYFEFQKRAKEYVDSETSLTLALLTGSNSSPEPLFTTETVVPLNVLMKRLHRYGLTNREGYGRPCYVLILLDHDQIIDWFAGLLHRWLRWYRGCKNFNEVKHLICDQVRMSCIRTLAVKYRIHEADIEKKFDSELSRIPSTEDIELEEAITELISPEYNFDGALMYGIQYSGLCSLSLARMVSESRPCYCFVIGCSASVSCVYTLHVMERQKFPAWKTGFSSCIHPSLHRRRIGLCKKHVKDLFLGNISLQSIGFGTWR; from the exons ATGCTCGCCAAATCTCACCGACTTCTGAGAAAGCTTTCCCATGCTGACTCTAACTTCTTGCTTCCTGTGACCAGTATTG GGAGCTCTCCTCGAAGACTTCTTCCTGTTACGTTTTATTCAACCCGGGATCCAAATCAACTGCCTACTGAGTATTGTGAAGGTGGTGATGGAATTAGGAAAGTGCCACTGGCCAAGAATTTGGCTAATTTGTTGGAGGAGTCCTTAAACTCAACTGACAAAGCCGGGCTACAAAGCTATCATGTTGATGAAAGATACGAAAAAAATGACCTGGCTAAGAATTTGGCGTCATTGGTTCAAGAATCTTATGAAGTTTCCAACAAAGAATCAAAACCAAAAACCCGTGTGGAGATCAAAAGGTTTCTTGAGATGCGAATAAAGAAGAAGGTGAAAGCACAGTACATGAATGGGAAGTACCACGACCTCATGATGAAAGTGATTGCTGATCCCAGCACTCTAAAGGATGCATATGATTGTATAAGATTGACCTCTAATGTTGATTTGGCATTAGATGGTGATGACTTGCCCTTTTTGGCCATTGCAAAAGAACTAGCTGATGGAAACTTTGATGTTGGGGCCCATACGTATTCAATGCGGTCGAAAGGGCCAAAGGTCAAGAAAGAGGAACTTGTTTTACCAGAACTGAAGTTAAGGGTTGTTCAAGAGGCCATTAGAATAGTCTTGGAAGTTGTTTACCGCCCTCACTTCTCTAGGATTTCGCACAGTCTTCGAAGTAATAGGGATCACTGGTCAGCGTTGAAGTATATCTGCAAAGAGATACCTGATCCGGACTGGTGGTTCACTTTGCCCATTAACAAAAATCTTGATGACTGCATCCTTCAAAAACTCCTGTCATCAATGGAGGACAAGATAGAAGATCCTGTTTTATGTGATATTATAAAGGATATGTTTAAAGCAAGGGTGCTTAATGTAGAGTTTGGGTCTTTTCCTAAAGGGCATGGTCTTCCACAAGAAGGGGTCCTTTCGCCTATATTGATAAACATATATCTTGATCTCTTTGACCGTGAGATGTACAGGATGTCAATGCACTACGAGACTTCGCACACTCTTGGGTTTGAAGAACAGAAGTTGCACTCAAAGCTCCGTGGCTGGTTTAGGAAACAGATAAGCGGCAGTAGTTTGCAACAATGCGATTCTGGAATGGACTCAGGGGTAAGGGTTCATTGTTGTCGCTTTATGGATGAGGTCTTTTTTGCCTTTTCCGGTTCCAAAGAAGTTGCGTTGGCGTTCAAGTCTGAAATTGAAGGGTTCTTAAAGAATTCTCTCTACTTGGAGGTAGATGATAAATCTGATATTTTAGCATCCAATGATCCACGTGGTGTTAAATTTCTTGGTACTTTGATCAGAAGGCGCGTGAAAGACACTCCTGCTTTACGAGCTGTTCACAAGTTGAAGGACAAAGTCAAGATATTTGCTGAACAGAAACAAGAGTCTTGGGATGCAGGAGCTCTCAGAATTGGGAAGAAGTGGCTGGCTCATGGACTCAAAAAGGTTAAAGAGTCAGAGATCAAACAATTAGCTGATAGTAGCTCCATTTTACATAAGATTTCCTGTTATCGTAGATCTGGGATGAAAACAGACCACTGGTACAAGGTGCTGCTGAAAATTTGGATGCAACATGTAAACGCTAGAAGTGCAGGGAATGAAGATAAACTGTTAACTAAGCTTGTTGTAGAACCGGCTCTTCCACAAGAACTAAGAGATGCTTACTTCGAGTTTCAGAAACGAGCTAAAGAATATGTTGATTCCGAGACATCTTTGACACTCGCACTTTTAACCGGCTCCAATTCTTCACCCGAACCTCTTTTTACAACAGAAACTGTTGTCCCACTAAACGTCTTAATGAAACGTCTTCATCGCTATGGATTGACTAATAGGGAGGGATATGGTCGGCCATGCTACGTGCTAATCTTACTGGATCACGATCAAATCATTGATTGGTTTGCAGGGTTACTCCACCGCTGGCTAAGATGGTACAGGGGGTGCAAAAACTTTAATGAAGTGAAGCACTTAATCTGTGATCAAGTAAGAATGTCATGCATCCGAACACTAGCTGTTAAGTATAGGATTCACGAGGCAGATATAGAGAAGAAATTTGATTCAGAGCTGAGTAGAATCCCCTCAACTGAAGATATCGAACTTGAGGAAGCAATCACGGAACTGATTTCTCCAGAATATAACTTTGATGGCGCCTTAATGTATGGAATACAATACAGTGGTTTATGTTCGTTGTCATTGGCCAGAATGGTGAGTGAGTCACGCCCTTGCTATTGTTTTGTCATAGGGTGCTCAGCCTCAGTCTCATGTGTTTATACTCTTCATGTAATGGAAAGACAAAAATTTCCAGCTTGGAAGACTGGATTTTCAAGTTGTATACATCCCAGCTTACACAGGAGAAGAATAGGATTATGTAAAAAGCATGTGAAAGACTTGTTTCTTGGAAACATATCACTTCAATCAATAGGATTTGGTACTTGGAGGTGA
- the LOC121762737 gene encoding mitochondrial fission protein ELM1-like isoform X1 → MRAISRAIVIGNGVAGAQNQCIGLLRALGLSDRYTLYRVNRPRGGINDKLRWLPINAHKQLDSAVEWIRGKPAKKLMPFPAEQREVLEADARHIAKAAQQTFERDGPILVVASGHDTITLASSIKKLVPDNVFLVQIQHPRSRLHRFDLVITPQHDYYPLSPEAREQIPLFLRRWVTPRKPPDKHVVLTVGALHQADSDALRSASSVWHDEMALLPKPLLVVSIGGPTRHCRYGADLAMQLTASIKSVLPTCGSIRISFSRRTPMIVSEIILTEFSNHPRVYIWNGQDPNPHMGHLALADAFVITADSVSMLSEACSTGKPVYVIGAERCTWKFSHFIRTLHSRGAVRPFTGTENICEKWGYAPLDDTEKAAAEVIKAVAERGWRLLPYC, encoded by the exons ATGCGGGCAATCAGCAGAGCCATTGTGATCGGAAACGGCGTCGCCGGCGCCCAAAATCAGTGCATCGGCTTGCTTCGAGCTCTGGGTCTCTCCGATAGATACACACTCTAT CGTGTTAATCGACCGAGAGGCGGGATCAATGATAAACTTCGTTGGTTGCCAATTAATGCGCATAAACAATTAGATAGTGCTGTGGAGTGGATTCGTGGAAAACCAGCTAAGAAATTGATGCCCTTTCCAGCTGAACAGAGAG AAGTTTTGGAGGCAGATGCAAGACATATCGCCAAAGCTGCTCAGCAAACATTTGAGAg GGACGGCCCCATCTTGGTGGTTGCATCAGGTCATGATACCATCACTTTAGCAAGTTCCATCAAGAAGTTGGTTCCAGACAATGTCTTTCTTGTTCAG ATACAACATCCAAGGTCTCGTCTACACAGATTTGATCTAGTGATAACACCTCAGCATGATTATTACCCCTTATCGCCTGAGGCACGAGAACAAATCCCTTTATTTCTAAGAAGGTGGGTAACACCTCGAAAGCCTCCTGATAAACATGTG GTCCTTACAGTGGGAGCTCTACACCAGGCTGATTCTGATGCTTTGAGAAGTGCATCTTCTGTGTGGCATGATGAGATGGCACTCTTGCCTAAGCCCTTACTTGTTGTTTCCATTGGAGGCCCTACAA GACATTGCAGATATGGTGCTGATCTTGCAATGCAGCTTACAGCTTCAATAAAAAGTGTACTTCCCACTTGTGGAAGTATCAGAATATCGTTTTCTCGTCGAACTCCCATGATT GTATCTGAAATTATTTTGACTGAATTCTCAAACCATCCAAGAGTATACATTTGGAACGGTCAAG ATCCAAATCCACATATGGGACATCTAGCTTTAGCAGATGCTTTTGTAATTACAGCTGATTCAGTAAGCATGTTGAGTGAAGCTTGCAGCACAGG GAAGCCTGTGTATGTAATCGGAGCAGAGCGGTGTACATGGAAGTTTTCACATTTTATCAGAACCCTGCATAGCAGAGGAGCAGTTCGACCATTCACCGGTACAGAAAAT ATTTGTGAGAAATGGGGGTATGCTCCACTTGATGATACCGAGAAGGCTGCTGCGGAAGTGATTAAGGCAGTTGCAGAGCGTGGATGGAGATTGCTGCCTTATTGTTAG
- the LOC121760788 gene encoding uncharacterized protein LOC121760788, which yields MGLLFNCRFAGRFPGKEAIFDLMRRWKCKSRVTFHRKGWLCFQFGSDEAMEKIRQQGPFDIFGIPLVLQPLPKKFDPDMEPEVMVLIWLRLVDLPLELWNLTAVSKIASCIGTPLSTDFSTLRFKTLDGPRIQVIIDTAKRPKESLTIRLPSGEYVEQKIEYEFIPKFCKACKTYGHFSDECRGRQEAGDQAQRFEAFQRPMSRGGEGNVPRNPR from the coding sequence ATGGGGCTCTTGTTTAATTGCAGGTTCGCTGGTCGGTTCCCCGGCAAGGAGGCTATATTCGACCTAATGAGGCGATGGAAGTGCAAATCACGAGTTACTTTTCACCGGAAGGGGTGGCTCTGCTTTCAGTTTGGAAGTGACGAAGCGATGGAAAAGATCCGCCAGCAAGGTCCGTTTGATATCTTCGGGATACCCTTGGTGCTTCAACCTTTACCGAAGAAGTTTGATCCGGACATGGAACCCGAAGTCATGGTCCTAATCTGGCTGAGGCTGGTGGACTTGCCCCTAGAACTATGGAATCTTACGGCGGTGAGCAAGATCGCCTCATGCATAGGGACCCCGCTCTCTACCGATTTCAGCACCTTGAGGTTCAAGACTTTGGATGGCCCTCGCATCCAAGTAATCATCGATACAGCAAAACGACCAAAGGAGTCCCTTACAATTCGACTTCCAAGCGGTGAGTATGTCGAGCAGAAAATTGAGTACGAGTTCATCCCGAAATTCTGCAAAGCATGCAAAACTTACGGTCATTTTTCGGATGAATGTCGGGGCAGACAGGAGGCAGGGGACCAGGCGCAGAGATTTGAAGCCTTTCAACGACCGATGAGCCGAGGAGGGGAGGGCAACGTCCCAAGGAACCCACGATAG